Genomic segment of Schistocerca piceifrons isolate TAMUIC-IGC-003096 chromosome 1, iqSchPice1.1, whole genome shotgun sequence:
ATGCGACAAGCTACAACTTGTTTCCGGAGGGGACGGTGACCAacgctcggtgtgtgtgtgtgtgtgtgtgtgtgtgtgtgtgtgtgtgtgtgtgtgtgtggtttgaggttttcgggcgctaaacagcgtggtcatcagcgcccaaccaacgctcggtacgtgcagaatgttgttacaccCATTCTTTTACTGTTATTCCAACGGAAGGCGATGCGTTGTCCCAACAATATAATGCTAGCCCACACACTGCAAGTGAATATCAACgtcctctgcaagacgtgcagcaacttccgtgACCAGCACGATATCCAGACTTGTCtcgaatcgagcacgtgtgggatgtgatggggacgagaagtgactcctgcgacctgtcaaccaacaactcttacagaactacgtgaacaggtcggtcaggcgtggaataacgtatcacgggtcagtattcgccatctgtgcgatcgactggatgtcagagtcagcgcctgcattgccacgCGTGGAGGCTACACCAGCTGCTAATATTGGTGTTTCAGCAAAGGTCGATACCTCGTACCTCAGAACCGCGTGTGCTATTGATATGTAAATttgtttcatgtactccatatgcactgttgcaacagtagATCATGAACGAAATGGAAACCTCAAAAAGgttgtagtaatttttttttcgaCAGTGTAGCATTATCACCAGCTACGTCTTATATGCATGAGATGTAACACTCCATTTATTTCATAAGTGTTTAAAGAAATCTAAACGAATTTTTCGTCACGTGAAAGTTCCAAGAGGAAACCgttattttgtttcttgtttaataTACACTGACTGTTAAAAAAAGTAAAGCACTCACAAAGGAAGTTGTAAACTGTATCGAACTTCATGAGTTGATTGGATATGTGATGTTACTGCAGcaattacaaaaatttgcaacttgggcagtatgagcccacttctcAGTACGACGCTGTACACCCTCTGGCCTGGCTGGATGCCTGCACTCAATGGATGGGGAAGGGCGTGATACAGCTGTCGAGACACGATGGCTCACAGATATTGAAACTTGTCCTCGATGTCCTAGATGCTGGCACTGGGACGTAGTTGACGTCTGTGCTAGTCCCCCACATGTTCTATGGAGGACATATGTCTGTCTTCCTAGCCacgggagtatctcaacatcatgcagacagttcatagaaacacgtgccatgtgtgaacgagcattgtcctgttggaaaatgtcaGCACGATATTGTTACATgataggtaacacatgaggacgcagagcTCTCTCAATCACTATTAGATACACCATAGTTTCCCCACAAAAACTCTAGGCGTAACAGCTCTGTGCCTCATCAAAACATTGCCAAATATGGCGGCCATCTGGAGAGAAGTAGTCCCATTCTACCAACGATGGTCATCGTAGGTAGTACAGAACTGCGATTCAGCTGCAGTCCGTGCTTTTCGGCCACTACAGCATTCCAAACACATCAGTTTTTGTTGCTGTGTCGACGGCAGCCTACGTATGTTATAGCACTTCGCTAACCCGGCTGCTCTTATTTTCTGGTCAATGGTGCGCGATGACACACAGTGCCCCTTACGTGGATGGCAGGCGCGTATGTGAAGAGGTTATGACGCCTGGTACACAGTGCGGCGGTCATCTCTTGAAATGGTCGGTGGTCAGACGTGATTGACTGGAACATTGACAATGAGTGTGTCTGCCATCACATTCTCAGGCAGACCAAGGCACAGTCACATCCCAATGCCAGAAAAATCAGGGTATTGTAGGTTTTGCCCAACAGATGCATAGTATAAAACAAATCAACGAATCGAATACGCTGAAGGCTGAATATACCCTTCTCTAATCTAGACTCGGGCTTGTGGACGAgtatctctcccccctcccccctctccctctcccgcaCGTGTCTAGTAAAGTCAACTGCGGATTGTAAAGAGTGTGTAGTACACGCAAATGCAGAAGTTCCTCATCAACAGTGTTCGGCGAGCCCCTTTGGTTACATCTGGCGCAGTTCAGTCTTCGAATGAAGATCGGTGGCTACACACATTTCAGTTGACTGGTAATGTTTGTGTAACACTTACTGTTGTTCTGTTATTTTGCTCCTAATTACAGTATCTGATTAAGGTGGGAGTCCACCAAACATGTCGTAATGAATGAAAAATAGTAAGCTATCTACACTGTTACTCGAAGGGAAAAAAAGATCGCAGACCGTTTAAGGAGTCTCTTTATTAAAACGGGCTCTTGGTTCTATATAATATCACAATTGAAATCCATATTTGAGGTCTGAATTTTTTTCTACACGTGCTCTGAGatttttgatttgttttttttCATTAGAAGAACATTGAGAGCCTCCGAGAGCTGGAAACTCAATGTTTGTTTCGTACAATGAACGAAAGTGAAAGTGACATATTAATGAAGGACCACTCAATGCGTGGAAAAAATCCGTGGCTACAACTGTTAAAAAATAGGACTAAAATTATCTGTATATGGAAAAGTGATCAGTGTAAATTAACAGAAAAGACAGTTACAGAAATAACTGACGAGCTCTGGTATCTAGTACAGTAACGGGATGgacaatgaaagaaataaacagaaaataaaattttcttgggaTGCTTGTGATAGACTACATAGCGTTATTTAAAAAGGAGCAGCCGACATGTGCATAAACGGGAATTTACGAATAGTATGTATCAACGGTTTTTGCATATGACGGTGAGAAACGTACATTTAATGCTAAAAGCATCCAAAAAGCTGAAGGTTGTTAAATGTAGAAACTGACGTTAGGAATTACTTGGAAAAACAGGAAACACGGTGATATAAAAACCGTAATTATGACCTTAATGGGTATACATTTGATGTGAGAGGGAAAGGTGGGATGCTGAAAGGGTGATACATAGTCCAAGAAAGTTCTTCGCTGCATTCCGAGAAATAAGAAAAGACAGAAACGGCGCCAGTATGGAAGATGGTTAGCAAAGATGGACACACATCACTGGTCATAGTGCATGGAGAGGCGGCTTTTATCCAGCAGTAAGTGTCAAATGGATGACGATCAGAGTACAGTGTGTCCCATTTGCTTTCAGGCCTAAAAAACctaatcaagggatacagtaatagtgGGAGAGGGTTGAGAAGCTGCCAGTGGGGATTTTTACACACGGAACGTGCGTTATAGTATTCACAGTTCAAATTACGTAAGGAAATAGCAAACAAATGGAAATAGTGCAgagaagattttttcttttttgccgACCTCCTAAAAAGGTTATTGTCTTCAATATCAAAGCAATAACTTTCGTCCTCTTGCTCTCCAGGAATACGAAATACAAATACAAGAAACGCAACGGAGAAAATACCCGTGCTCTCAAACACACCGTGTGCTGGAGTGAGTATAAACTACGTATTTCAAAGCAATTGCTTTAAACGTGTTTGTACGTAGCTGTTGCGCTATGTTTACGCTATGATTTTGGGACATTTGAGGGGCCCGGTACAAAATTCTCAAGGTatcatctacgtctatactcctgaacccatcttatggtgtgtggcgaaggatacTTTGTGTATCATCCTCCCTTCCCCTTTCTCTTGTTTCAGTCAAATTGATGGCCTATACCACGTGATTATGCTATTGATTAAATGATTCCGTATGAACATTAAAGCTGATCGCGAGTCTGacagaagaatatatatatatatatatatatatatatatatatatatatatatatagtcatcagtatagcccgcatctcgtggtcgtgcggtagcgttctcacttcccacgcccgggttcccgggttcagttcccggcggggtcagggattttctctgcctcgtgatggctgggtgttgtgtgctgtccttaggttagttaggtttaagtagttctaagttctaggggactgatgaccatagctgtaaagtcccatagtgctcagagtcatttgaaccatcatcagtatATTCAAGACCCTCTAGAATTGCAGTGAGCTCCGCTGTAAATAACGAGGCTtggcggtaggggggggggggtgctggattTGAACACTTTGTCTGTCGATATACGCGCTTCCAACCCCATCTGTAATACGTGATTAATCTGTGTAGAGACCGTGCACATGTTGCCAACCACTTAGAAGGTCCTTCAACAGTTGGGGAGTCATTATGTTCGGTGTGTGGTGTATCCGTTGGAATCTGTCGTGGGATTCTTGTACATTTTGACGTTCGTGCGGCAGTTTAGGGGAGAGGAGGGTAAGGATCAGAGGGTCTAGGGCGTGGAAGTCTCGTACGCGCGCCGAGAAAGCGCAGCGGCCGCTGGAGTGTGAGGACCGCGAAAAGCTGCGCAGCGCGGGGGCAGATCCACTTCCGGTAGGCAGGCAGCGCGTCACTTCCGGAGGCTAGAGCGGCGACCTTGGGCGGATGAGTAATAAGGCGCCGCGGTAGCACTGCTGTATGGGAGGATGAGGATGAGGGCGGGTCAGGGAGGGACGGCCGGAAGTTTAAATGCCCGCAGCGCCGTCGCTGCCTCCTCCCACACCAAGTCGGCACGCTGTCGCAGAGGCTTCCATGCGAGGATCCGTCTGCCGGGGCCGCTTACTGTGACGGACAGCTCTGTTCTAGCGTTTTACGGTTTCATTTCGGTGTGAATTTCCGTACTTGGGACTCCAAGGCTAATCTCTGTAGCTAAATGCTGAACGAAATGTGTATACGAgaaccattttcaatatttttctaagTGTGTGTCGTCAGTCTTTTGAAGCTGGGCTCTACGATTTCGCTCCGTCTGCTGGTCTAtatttcatctctgagtagcacataGACAGCTTCCTTAATTATTTTTTCTATTGCAATAGCTTTACCACGAGTACTATGGAAATTATTCACTGTCCCCTTATATAATCATTGTTTTTTATCCACATATTCTTGCCAGTCCACTTACGGGGAGGTTTATTATCTTTGGCCGAATGaaacatgttctttgagaatttttttctcgggatgtgttatagatatctgtgtgaaatttggtcaaaatgtttgctgatattCACTCTCcagactggaattttttcgaccggaaatgtcgaagagcaaaggcgaaagtgccatcggaacgaaacaaaatttcgatgtagaccgcCACGCGTGATGTGTGACAGGTCAGCCgcttcgtctgaaatcaaaattgagttgacgtgacccaagtatataagattctttagaagttgtacctcgcttaagttatttggaccataggaaacaaaatgacggccatttgaaaaaaataggggttttcccatcgatttttcgacttcgtcggccaaataaaatatttatatttgatggatcggaataaaagtggtacaactcgtaTACAATTTAGGTAGCTTCGTCGGAAAaataaagaatcatgccaatcggttcagttgATTGGAAGTTACCATAGCGTGCGataaaaaaaacgtcatttcgagaaaaacgcgtttgactttttgactacatataattgcaatattatgcaactttcgttcaatctgctattccgggtccataaactagtccttcctcgtCCTCATAGACGGCATTCTGCTCGATCTGGGGCATCCTGCGCTattccagagccgctcgtacggccggtgacaagcggttttcggccgcttgaatccggtggtcgtctgaATGCTTGGCGAAATGCGTCAAATAGTCCCAGTGTGACGTCCATCGGTGTCATGTCtttagaattgctgaatacccttcgttgaagcggatcactgccaggaaagtcgcaatctccacagtcttcgcaccaggatgcaaatgcttgggagctaacttccaaacacacgcgttcaaactttcatttgaattttgtgtgtttcctcccaagcaccgataCAATAACTCGTCCCCCGAAAGAGGCCAATTTCAGGTAcgtgcattttttgttcaaccgcgaataaaaaaacatttccgttgcgtattcggaaaaaccgtttcaggggtggattctaaacacttttatggatcgaaAAATGCAATGTAGAAAATCAGATTTTCTGAACCAAAAGAGAGTAAACCTTCCCTTAAATGTCATGTCTGTAACATCAAATCACAGATGTGTCGATTCTCTCTCTTTCCGGTTTCCCACAATTGatgattcatttccatacaataGTGTACTCTAATCGAGCATTAACAGAAATATCTTCATCAAACTGAGGCTTACGTTTCACACAAACAGAATTCCTTTAGCGATGAATGCCCTCTTTTTCGTTTTCTAGTCTACtatttatgtcgtccttgctccgtccgtcgtgagctatcagaattctttaacttcgtccgCTTTGTGATCATGAGTTTCGTTGTTAATTTACCGCtaatctgatttctgctactcATCGCTTtcgtctttttccggtttactctagTCCATTTTCTGTGCTCATTAGTCTGTTAATTCTGCTGAACAGCTCCTGTAATTGTTCTTAAATTTCACTGAGAATAGCGTCAGCGTCCCCGGCAAGGTGCATACATCAGTTGCCGTCAGATCACGGATGTTAAGCACCGTCGGGCGTGGCCATTACTTCGGTGGGTGACCGATCGGACACGCAGCGTGCTGTTGACAAATTTTCCCTTCACCTTTACGGCAGATGGGACGAGAGGGGCCCCTCTGAATACCAGTCTCTGCGCCATTGTCCTGAATTAAACCCCAAATATGTCCACAGCGTCTCATGAAGCGAGAGCATGCGACTCTGTTGATGATGCGTGCGTCGGATGTGGACGCGAAGCTCGGTGAGACCCCTTAGTGCTCTTAAAGAGGGCCAGGCTCCGTGCCGGCACTTGGGTCCACAGTAAAACCTTTCTAGTAAGTCGAGTGAACCTGCCCTTCGGCATCTCCAAGCCATTCATCCCATACGTCTTCAATTTCTTTCTGACAATAACAATGTCGTAACGGAATCCTATCACTGTAAACCACTGCTGAACCCGTTTGTTTCTCGATGGAGACTTCGCTCTTCAGCTTGAACAGTAGAGGACATGTTTATAAACATGTGTCGTGATcattgtaatttttgtgtttatcaCAAAACATTACGGTGACGTGGCCTGCATAATGGCTAGATAACGTTGGCCTACCTTGAAACGCGTGTTACTAACCTTAAAATATAAAGTGAGACCCATTACTGCTTATCACGTCTTTTATAGCACCTTCTTAAACATCTGCATGTGCTGCTACCTCTGTTCTCTTGTGTGACGGAGGATGCTACCACGTTGTATGGTGCATAAAAAAGGTCTAACAGCCCCTCTCCGTACACTCCTCTAATTTGTCTTAGTGGTCATAACGAGATGTAAGTCCGGGAAGTAATATGCTAGTTGATTAATCTTGGAACCTAAGCTCTCAAAATACTGAGTATGGAATCTACGGAACTCTGAATACCCTCTGATCTGCTCCATTGATATCTCCCTCCTCCTGCTTCTACACCAGTCTCCACGGCTGATATTTATTGCTATGTGTATACTGATTTCTCAAAGCGTTATTCCCTTCCACTGTGATGCCCGTCTAGGATAACTACTTCTTCAGTGACAAACTGCCTAACTCAAGTTTTTCCTCTCGTCTGTGGATGATTCGACTCAAGTCCAGCCAGATCACAGGCTCGGGAAATCTtgtccttttgagtctgatttcttCTAACAGTGTCCTCGATCTCCGGTAGAGTTTGTTACTTAATTATTGCTCTCACCTTCCCTTTCTTAAACGTCAAATATCTCTCCAAGGATAGTTTCTTTTTGCTTGTTCTGCACCATGTATTTCTACAATTTCAATTTCGGCAGCCAATAGCACTACGTTCACTACTTGTTTGTAGGGCCTTAGTTGCAGTTCTTTACATAATTAACTATTCTTGTTATAAAGCattatgttcttcttcttcttcttcttcttcttcttcttcttcacattcTTACTATTCCCTATACTACTCTTGTTTATGCTGGGCTGTGACATAATGTTTGCACCTCACTGATCACATCTGCTGCTCTCACACCTGACCCCTCAGCCCAACTACCCTGCGTTTCGTTGACCGTTGGCCATGCATTCAGTTCGGAGCGCCTCGTCCTGTAGACTCGGCGTCACTTAATTTCTGCTTTTCTTCATTCCATAACCACGTCCTTTCACGCAAGAAGTATTGCTATATCAGTACATCATTGTTAAGGTTATTTTAACAAACCATAAGTGTGCTAATTGTACGTTTACATTTAcattctgaaaaccactgtgaagtgcatgccagCGAGTACTCGCATTTTACTACGTATTAGGGCATTTTTCCATATATTTCGGGTATAGAGTGCGCTCCGTATTTCTCAGGTCGCCTTTGCGATCTGTACGGGAGCAATACGTTCTGCTGATGACCTGTGTAAATGAGATAAGCTAATTAAAGAATAATCATCAAATAAGTTTCCCGAcgtcagagtttcccggcgtcagagtttcccggcgtcagagtttcccggcgtcagagtttcccggcgtcagagtttcccggcgtcagagtttcccggcgtcagagtttcccggcgtcagagtttcccggcgtcagagtttcccggcgtcagagtttcccggcgtcagagtttcccggcgtcagagtttcccggcgtcagagtttcccggcgtcagagtttcccggcgtcagagtttcccggcgtcagagtttcccggcgtcagagtttcccggcgtcagagtttcccggcgtcagagtttcccggcgtcagagtttcccggcgtcagagtttcccggcgtcagagtttcccggcgtcagagtttcccggcgtcagagtttcccggcgtcagagtttcccggcgtcagagtttcccggcgtcagagtttcccggcgtcagagtttcccggcgtcagagtttcccggcgtcagagtttcccggcgtcagagtttcccggcgtcagagtttcccggcgtcagagtttcccggcgtcagagtttcccggcgtcagagtttcccggcgtcagagtttcccggcgtcagagtttcccggcgtcagagtttcccggcgtcagagtttcccggcgtcagagtttcccggcgtcagagtttcccggcgtcagagtttcccggcgtcagagtttcccggcgtcagagtttcccggcgtcagagtttcccggcgtcagagtttcccggcgtcagagtttcccggcgtcagagtttcccggcgtcagagtttcccggcgtcagagtttcccggcgtcagagtttcccggcgtcagagtttcccggcgtcagagtttcccggcgtcagagtttcccggcgtcagagtttcccggcgtcagagtttcccggcgtcagagtttcccggcgtcagagtttcccggcgtcagagtttcccggcgtcagagtttcccggcgtcagagtttcccggcgtcagagtttcccggcgtcagagtttcccggcgtcagagtttcccggcgtcagagtttcccggcgtcagagtttcccggcgtcagagtttcccggcgtcagagtttcccggcgtcagagtttcccggcgtcagagtttcccggcgtcagagtttcccggcgtcagagtttcccggcgtcagagtttcccggcgtcagagtttcccggcgtcagagtttcccggcgtcagagtttcccggcgtcagagtttcccggcgtcagagtttcccggcgtcagagtttcccggcgtcagagtttcccggcgtcCGTCCGAGTTTCGTTCCACTGAGGTCCATGCGACCGTCGGCATTTGAAATGCATTTTGGAATGTTTAGGCGTCCCGTCAAGTGTGAATCGGCGTTACGCGTCTTAACGTGCGGCGTCCGACCGCACTCCGCAGCAACAGCGGGCAGGCCGGAGAGCCAAGGCCGTGAGCGGCGCTGGCCGGCGGGTCCACATTCCTGTGCAATCGCCGAGGCACGCCGGACCACAGCCGGGGTACTGCCCGCACGTGTCCGCGCTGCGACCAATCCAGTCCAAACCAAACCCTGCACTCCCACTCCGCTGTTTCTACAGCGTGTGAAAAACTCTCTAAGATTTTGAGACGCCTTAGTAGTCACTAAAACGAGGGAAATAGTCCAGGAAACATGGTTATGGAAACTTAACCTTTCTGAGATACGAACACGAGTTAATGCGAGGCTTAGTCGCAGAGCTTTTATTTTCATCTTGAAAGATAAAGTTACATGATTTATTTTTCGTTTGTTCGCAGGTACATATCTGCAGTCGATTTGTTTTGATCCCTCTAGCGGCGTTACTGTCGAGCGGTGATGTTAATGTGTACCATCAAACGAacaaacaagttcaaatggttcaaatggctctgagcattatgggactcaacatctgaggtcatcggtcccctacacttagaactacttaaacctaactaacgtaaggacactagctgcttatattttgtgacccaccgtctaatttcttatggtgggtcgtatgttgccacttagccgctgtgactgggtacggggtccggagtgactgaaagtaacaccacaccggctcccgtccccactcacaccgttgcccgtgtcccgccacgtggaggcgggctctgtttgttTAGATCCAattgatatcttttttttgtgcagcattagaaatacttataactaatacaaaatcaagtgagatattaataaacaaaacgaaattaaatatttgggaagaaggaaggaagtacctagctttaagctcttattagacatggagatgctgttaccTATTTACATACaaagtgcaatctgtttttaggattgtgtgtgatttgtgcacctcttgtcggttgttccactctgttctttgaagctgacttggttgacactatggatcatccgcgcggGACGCTTCagtatctgtgttggtgccctgctCTGtacctgtttcttcttcatcactcgtggtgctaatcatatctgcgtccccctgggcatcgtgatgtCTGTCTGGACCGACTTGCCAACGGTAGGGTCTGTTGcgtaagtattctatttgttggatcttcgagatttcgtcagttagtttgttgagttcagtccacctttccgggtcgcgtattatggcatgtagttcgttctgtgtgttcaggcgatttatgtgtactgtgtgtcttgtgttcgtgcgttgtccgcagaagaagacagtatgttcaggggaaccttcttccccgcatgtgcatctataagtccgctgcagactcacgcggtacaggtgcgtgggataatggccatgtcctgtgatgaaatgtaccataccgcggctgggatcgatatattttagttttagtctttcccggatgtcagggaagaagttgtatacacggcggcccttgtcgctgttggcccactcgctctgccaggtatccactcgccatgttCTGAGTTAGCGTGTTGTCTCagtcggtacaccagtgatctgccgaacttggtctattctccccatcctaagccagtacattgctgcgcggtacctgatggtgatatctatggggaagattcccatgacgacacatagtgcgtcatttgatgttgtgttgaatgcctctgttagtcgaagtagaacacttctttggcctcgacgtacaatggttctgctggttgagagatttaatctgtgggcccacgtactggcagcaaagcatagtactgactcgaagagagcgcaatgatatgttcgtgtcactgacaggggtagtctgaattgttccgaatttagcctag
This window contains:
- the LOC124777864 gene encoding fibrous sheath CABYR-binding protein-like: MSCSLGQSTGMDPTLEKYQLTRKKDARPGNISSESGVEWRSIFDSFGSSYARRRDRNLAKLDAPTPKQEPADQQQQPPQQPPRKDDSLGERRVRIRGSRAWKSRTRAEKAQRPLECEDREKLRSAGADPLPFPDVRVSRRQSFPASEFPGVRVSRRQSFPASEFPGVRVSRRQSFPASEFPGVRVSRRQSFPASEFPGVRVSRRQSFPASEFPGVRVSRRQSFPASEFPGVRVSRRQSFPASEFPGVRVSRRQSFPASEFPGVRVSRRQSFPASEFPGVRVSRRQSFPASEFPGVRVSRRQSFPASEFPGVRVSRRQSFPASEFPGVRVSRRQSFPASEFPGVRVSRRQSFPASEFPGVRVSRRQSFPASEFPGVRVSRRQSFPASEFPGVRVSRRQSFPASEFPGVRVSRRQSFPASEFPGVRVSRRQSFPASEFPGVRVSRRQSFPASEFPGVRVSRRQSFPASEFPGVRVSRRQSFPASEFPGVRVSRRQSFPASEFPGVRVSRRQSFPASEFPGVRVSRRQSFPASEFPGVRVSRRQSFPASEFPGVRVSRRQSFPASVRVSFH